In Drosophila teissieri strain GT53w chromosome 2R, Prin_Dtei_1.1, whole genome shotgun sequence, the following proteins share a genomic window:
- the LOC122614652 gene encoding uncharacterized protein LOC122614652, translating into MPNIVALKLGGSYSLMAGHQDEGHILALDQLALQQQISANFLFHAFSNYKKTPSERKTLDFIAKKWLHIQRLWREFRLRDKQIRRRGHKDARFLEHDYFQQELFELVHEKYMVVRGFLSRDKRNLLAGQPAARP; encoded by the coding sequence ATGCCCAATATTGTCGCATTAAAGCTGGGCGGCAGCTATTCGCTGATGGCGGGTCACCAGGACGAGGGCCATATCCTTGCGCTGGACCAATTGgcgttgcagcagcaaatcaGTGCGAATTTCCTTTTCCACGCGTTCTCGAACTACAAGAAAACGCCATCCGAGCGAAAAACGCTGGACTTCATTGCCAAAAAATGGCTGCACATCCAGAGGCTGTGGCGCGAGTTTCGGCTGAGGGATAAGCAAATACGGCGGCGAGGCCACAAGGATGCGCGCTTTCTGGAGCACGACTACTTCCAGCAGGAGCTCTTCGAGCTGGTCCACGAAAAGTATATGGTTGTCCGTGGATTCCTGAGTCGTGACAAAAGAAATCTGCTCGCCGGTCAGCCAGCAGCACGGCCATAA
- the LOC122613376 gene encoding trypsin encodes MNRLLLSVVVLVALAASCHGNPGLDFPFGRIVNGESADIENFPYQVSIQTTKGSHFCGGSLIDSDTVLTAAHCMQSYAASELQVRAGSTSRSSGGEVISVRAFKYHEGYNSKLMINDVAIIKLSSPVRQTSKIRAIELADSEAVSGTKAVVSGWGTTCFLFCSSPDTLLQVEVDLLHYKDCATDTYSYGSDSILETMVCATGEKKDACQGDSGGPLVAENKLVGVVSWGNGCAWTGYPGVYADVASLNTWIVDTANSL; translated from the coding sequence ATGAATCGTTTGCTATTGAGTGTGGTGGTGCTTGTCGCCCTGGCTGCCTCCTGCCATGGAAACCCCGGTTTGGACTTCCCCTTCGGGCGGATTGTGAACGGCGAGAGCGCGGACATCGAGAACTTCCCCTACCAGGTGTCCATCCAGACAACCAAGGGCTCCCACTTCTGTGGCGGAAGTCTGATTGACTCGGATACCGTCCTGACCGCCGCCCATTGCATGCAATCGTACGCCGCCAGCGAGCTGCAGGTGCGAGCTGGTTCCACGTCCAGGAGCTCCGGTGGTGAGGTGATCAGCGTCCGCGCCTTCAAGTACCACGAGGGCTACAACAGCAAGCTGATGATCAACGATGTGGCCATCATCAAGTTGAGCTCTCCCGTTCGCCAGACCTCTAAGATCCGGGCCATCGAACTGGCCGACTCCGAGGCCGTTTCCGGAACCAAGGCAGTGGTCTCCGGCTGGGGCACCACCTGCTTCCTTTTCTGCTCCTCCCCCGACACCCTTCTCCAGGTGGAGGTGGATCTGCTGCACTACAAGGACTGTGCCACGGACACGTACAGCTACGGCAGCGACTCGATCCTGGAGACCATGGTCTGTGCCACTGGCGAGAAGAAGGACGCCTGCCAGGGTGACTCCGGCGGTCCTTTGGTTGCGGAAAACAAACTTGTGGGTGTGGTGTCCTGGGGCAACGGATGTGCCTGGACCGGCTACCCCGGCGTCTATGCCGATGTTGCCAGCCTTAACACCTGGATCGTTGACACCGCTAACTCGTTGTAA